Below is a window of Ananas comosus cultivar F153 linkage group 9, ASM154086v1, whole genome shotgun sequence DNA.
CGCTATCATtttaaccgtatattttttcatcgaacggccgaaaactcgatagtatcaaaatgtttgatactatcgatagtatagtaacattatatatatatatatatatatatatatatatatatatatattagccaCACGTAtgttatagtatatatatttcgaggTCAAGTTTGACACAGTAGTAAGGTTGTTTTACCATGACTTAAGTGTCATGGGATGAATCATGGaaacaattaattaacatcTCTATGTGGGATAGGGTTGTGTCATTCAATCCTGATCTCAAAATGAACTCAATGGTGGAAGAgcaataatatatacaatattcatGCAACGAATTGATCTTACTAAGATTTAAATTAACCATGCGTTCTCTGTATCAGAACTACATATAttccaaaaaaggaaaaaaaaaaaacatNACGTAAAGTAATTTTACATCTTAAACTAATGTAGTAATatgttagtatatatatatgcagaacTTGATTACATCATTATACAATCATAAATAAATGCTAAATTGTAAATTGTACCATTTTTAATTTGCCAtattgaaaaagaaatcaaacataTGCATGGAATAACAATATTGGCCACTTTGCCCCGTTTGTTTCATCAAAGTGACCTTTGGATTGAAACGAATTTTGAATTGAATTAGAGTATAGATGAAAATTGCTTTTCCccattgtttattttatagctATGTAAATAAAGTTTCTCAAGTCCTGACATTTGTCTGGCAAAAGGTTAATGACTtaaaaactattatttatacataaataataaattataatataataaataagaaattatataattgtatacctatatgtaaaaatataatctaaaacaactcaattaattttcttatacataaactataataatgcaacaacaAAATTATAGAGtagaataaatattaatattcaactaatcaatttttattatattttatatgtacaaactaaataaaagagatattaaaacttaactaatcaattttagTCATATTTTAAACatgcaaactaaataaaaagtaattacaatcataattaattatatttaaatataggtagcattatctattattttttttttttcaactttttccATTGTTATTGACTTTGATTAGTTGTGCTGTTttgaataatttgaattttgattattttttttattaatgaaaaCAATTTTAGCGTTCTCGGCATTCACCCAAACATAGATAAATCTCTTTAGATAAAATTAGCCCCAACATTTTCCTAATAAAACAGTAACTCTCCACTCTGtatctctttcctcttttctatatacatatatatagcatgGAGAAAAGAAATAAGTGTAGATTACTACTCCAAAGAAAAGAGTTAGAGTAGATTACTAGTTAGTTCAAAACTGGAATGCTATATATGtctattttttctaaataaagtcCTCATTATCTACATTGCATCACTGTATATATATGGACGCAAAATATGATCTCCAAAATGTAAAAAGCCTCTCCATATTTTCTCTATAGCCTAtaatggaaaataaaaagaaggggAAAATGAAAAGCACATAGTAAGAAGCTATCTATAAAAAAACACCCAGAAAAGAGACGTAAAGCGCAAGACATAAGAGTGTTAAGGATACGAGCGAGAAAAAGCTTACCAAAAAGGAGAGCACCAAGTAGGTCCCCGAAACCCTAAACCTCGCACCTCATTTCGAAAACCCGAACCGGAGAAACTGGAAAAGTAGGCGTACCTCAGTTGCgaacgtcgtcgtcgtcgtcggcggcggcggcgggggggagGAGTAGCGGAGGCGGGCGGTGGCGCTCCGCCGAGCAGCGCAGCGACGCCACCTGCTCCGCCGAGAAGACGCAGACGCCGCGGGCGTAGAGCCTGTCCTGGACGACGGGCGAGTTGACGAGCACCTGGAGCAGCTGTTGCCGGTTCAGCCGGCCCAGCGCCGCCGCTGGACAGGGCAGCGAGCCGGGCGGCTCGCGCGGCGGGGCGAAGCGGGCCGAGCGCTCCGGCATGGTCTGGAGCGCCGTGACCTGCGCCTCGAGGAAGCGCACGTACTTGTTCGCCTCCTCCAGCAGCGTCGCCGTGTCCATCTTCCGCTCCCACGGCATCAGCCCCCGCAGGATCCTCGTGCGGTCGCTGAtgctcttcctcctccgccgcgagATCTCGCTCGGCGGTGGCCTCGGGAAGCCGGTCGATCgcagaggaggaggcggcggcggcggcggctgtggcggaggaggagggggaggatcGGAGAAGGAACGCTCCGGGAGGCGCTTCTTGGAGGGGCCAATCAGTGAGATCAGATCCCCGGAGAAGCGCGGCGGATCCGGGGCCTCCGCCACCAGATCCGGCGGCGGTTCGAGCGATCGGAGGCCGGGGAGGTGGTGGAACGCTGCGGATCCCGCGGACAAAGCGATCGCGCTTCGGTCGTCGATCGCGAGGGGCTCGATCTTCGGGAACTTGAGCTTGAGGCGTGAATCCTGGGCGGAGGGGAGGCTCCCGATGGGGTTGCTCCCATGAAATACATCAAGGTCGTGGACGACGTTGCCGGAGCTGAGCCACTCCATCGGCGGATACGGCGCCGGAGCGATTCCGagctgaggaggaggaggaaggagaccGCCGTAGCAGTCCAAGGCGTAGAGGGGTAGGGTTTCGGCGACGACGGGGTACATGCTCCGCCACTCCGCGGAGTCTGTGGGGCCGGAGAGGGAGGGCGAGATGAGAAGTTGAGGGAGCTCTCTATCCATTAATGGAGCTCACCCTCTCTCCCTCGTCGAAATCTCTAGAAGCTCCGAGAGAGTGCGGGTAAAgcagggagaggaagaggaagaagaagcggAGGTAGAAGATGAGTGAGATGAAACGATGCCGCGTCTTAATAAGgagaaatgaaataaaaaaaatcatacctACTTTTGGTGCACCATGTCGCGTCATGAACCATCCTCTACGAGCGACTGTAGAGAATAGAGAGGGCTAAAAGCATTTGCGGTTCACGGAAGATCTTCTGCACCAAGTGCAGATAATAAATATTACTAGTGTCCGCCCAAGAGGCGGACACGTGTAATGACACTATTGGTCGAGTCTCTCCTGCTGAGAACGTAGCGTCGTTATGCCGGTTCGGACGGTGGGACCCGCACGGTCCCGAGTGATTCCAACGTAAAGAGTGACGCGCACGTGCCGGTCGGGCTCCCGGTCGAACCAGTCACCCCATTCCCGCGCTCTTTGAAAACAAGTTATCACCTGCACCCGGTTCAGTCGTACATCCGTAGACCGGAATGCTATCCACCATCCATCCTTCAAGTTTTTGGATGTTCAAATTTTGGACGGTTAGATTGAAAGGAGCTGGTGGAATGGACAGTAGACGATGACTAGGTTCACGGTAGTATTGTGCACCTGCTGCGGTGGTGTAGTTCGATCGCAAATACTTTAAATGAACTCTAACCGTTCGATTTTGGTTTCGGTGGTACAATTGTTCGATCGAACGGTCAAGAGTAGAGAAAACAACACTTGGCCGCGGTTGTGACGGGCGTGCGCTTCGCACGTGCGGGGCGCTGGAAAGCGATGGCGAAGGTGACGTTTCTGGCGATGCCCGACAACGTCAGGCCCGGTCCCCTTGTACAGTACCTCTCGGCTATCACAAAATAACGATAATGCCCTGTGGATGATACTGGTGCACATTTAGTGTAGTGTAGGAGGGAAAAGGATCTGTGGCACTTTTGTTAATTTGGGATATTTTAGGGCTCTTTGTTAGGAAGGTGCCGTGGAATTGCGCACGTGCGAGTTGTTGCTTCTTACGTTCCAGGTTGGGTAACCGTAGCATTTTCAGGTTTCGGAATTGGACAAAGATAGGGCTTTAATAACGAAAATACCCTGAGATAAAtgaattgaatttaaacttctcTGGGGTACTACCTGGTGTACCCCAGAAttgtcaaattcaaaaatttaacctCATCATGAttcctttcaaaattttcactGCATAAATAATCAATTATTTCAAATCAACCTTCCTGGTgaaatttcatcaaaattttatcacaATTTTCAGCATCTACCTgtcaaatgacaaaaaaaaggggaaaaaatatCAAAACCTCCTAACTTTAGCCAACTTACagtgcactatttttttttttttttgagaaaatatagCATGCTACTTGCTTCATTCATAAAAAGGATGAATTAAGCATCAAGGGTGAGGAAGTAAACCTCTGTCAAAtagagaatgaaaaaaaaataaaaaaatagtacagtAAGAAACActaaaatattaagaaatgTCGTTTGCGCGAAAGAGATTCCTTCCACTAGGTCATGAACCACTTAATCTTATCCATTGCCATCAGTGAATCAGCATTAGCCTTTCAAAATATGATAATGTTCCTTGCGTTTCAAATGACCCACCAACAAGTCGACAGACCAGTCAGTCCCTCGACTGAACCCCCTTCCACTACCATTGtgataaaaaaatctactaaccATGCATTGCGTAAATAAGTGGTTCACAGTCTCTAATTCAACACAACATAGATCTTGATTTTTAGAATTGCTTGTCCTTAGCTATACTATAAATTACCACTtggagtttaaaattttgaatatgtgaaaagtaaaaaatatattttattacgtGCTGTGCAGGTGTTGGCATGATTTAGCtattcgaaaaaataaaataaaattaagccatgtgatttattaattaaaaatgaatCAGTTATTTAGATGATAGGGCTAATAATTGGGCCAGAGGAGGCTCTTGGgctatttttgggttttttgggCTTTTTCAGAAGATCCCAATATCTCCGACCAAATTGATTATAGCCCAATTATCTCCGACCACTCGGAACCTCGGAGGCCGGAGAACAATGGCGGAGTTAGGGTTCCACCTCGGGTTTCGCCTCGCTCCCTCTCCTTCGATCGCCACTTGTTCCTCGGCAACGACGTTCATGGTATACTCATCGATTCATTTGGGGTTTTCTTTTCAATCTCATCAAATTCCCCATAGATTGTTTCGTCTTCTCCTTATTATGATCGTGATTCGGTGCGGATTTCGTTTAATTCGAAGCTCCTTCTCTGATTCAGAGCGGAAGGGGTCGAGATATGCGTCGGTCAAGCGATCGATCAATGTATGGAACCTTAACTgatccccctttttttttaaagttgtttTTGAAATTGTCTTAAAGTGATATGCGATCGCTAAATTGAGGTTAGTGAATTCCAGTGGAAAAATGAACTTGTTATGCGATTATATCTTGTGTTTGTGTTAATCAATTCGTTCTATGAGCTTACTTTCGTAGTTTAGTTTATGAGCAGAGCTAGTTTGAATTGATTCAGATGGTACAGTGAGGGAGTAAATAAAGCTTGAAGCTAAAAGCAagcattatattatatttagatttaGCATTTGGAGCTGCTTCAGGCAAAAAAAAATGAGGTAGGGTTGGTAACATGTTGTAGGCAGAAGGAGCAAGAGATTAGTGGAGAAAAGCATGAAGAAGGGAGGATTGTAAAGAAATTAAATCAAATGTTGTTAGAGTTAGAGTATAAGAAATTCTGAAATTCTAAAACAATTATCTTATGTTGTCCCATATATAGTTTTTACAGCTGTTTCATGTGTTTCAAGTTCACCTTCAAAGTTATTTTTCATATGGTTAATGATAGTGGGTGGATATGGATAATTAGAAAAAGATCAAGTGATAAAATCAAGCTTAAGTTTAAAGTTTTATTCTCTCCTAACACTCAAACTCATTTTATATATGTTCAAAATTGCCCAATTTTTACTTATTCTAAATTTAACAACCAACTTAAGACAAGGTATGATGCGGAAGAATATTGAAAGTATTAATCTCCAGCAATGTGTCTGCATCAATTCCCTTTGGTTTTAATATGATATTCATGCGCTATATAGAGTGCTCCTTTTTTATGGGCTTTTGTATTTGGATAAAACTTTTCTGGTCGGATGTTTATGTGTCAGCATATAGCACTATTTAAGACATTAGCTTCCCTTGATTCATCGCAGAATATTAAAGAAGCCAACCAGAAAAGAGCACCATTTATGGATGAAGAGAGATTCAACTGGGTCTGGGCAAAAGGCCCTCAATCTTGTAAATACAGTAAGATactaaacatttttttttttaaaaaaaaaaagcaaaactgTGTTGTGAATTATATATCCTATgtaaatatgtatgtatattgcCATGCCTAACAGGTGTGCTATACGAGCAACGGAAGAGGTAGGGTCTGAACTACTTCTAAACTTTTGGACCCTCTAAAACATAATAGTGGGTGCTTTTGGGCCAATGCATTTACAAGCTAGTCCTTAGTGCTCTGCCCAACATAGACAAGAATAGCAGGCATTATTGCTATGTTATCTTCCAAAAGCTTATAGAAAGAAAGTTGCCTTTCTCCTGCTCTATACAACATGTGCCCTTGGTTTCATTATGTTTTGTTGCAGTTGGTTTTTAACATCATCAATAAGTTTCTTATGAAAAGGAACAAAAGAAATCAACTTTTCTTTCTAAAACAGTTTTGAAAATGTTTATGCTAGGTTTCAAAACTTCCAAATGACAAAGAAGTCATCTATGGAGCATTGGATAGGTGGACTGCTTGGGAGACTGAGTTTCCAGTTATTGCTGCTGCAAAAGCTTTAGAAATCTTGAGAAGACGAAGTCAATGGTTGCGGATCATCCAGGTGTGAAATTTTCTGTCCTAAGGTTAATCAATTGTTCTGTTTCAACAGCATGAATGACCATCAATatttaagccataaagaggtTTAAAAGCCTTTTATCGAAGATTACAAACATGTTTATTAGTATGAGGCATTGAAAAGAGCTGAAAGAAAATCAACATATCTGTTAACGGAGAACATACTGATCTCTCTTTATGCATTGTGTCTAGTAACGAACATACTGATCTCTCTTTATGCATTGTGTCTAGGTTACTAAGTGGTTGTTGAACAAAGGCCAAGTACTCACATTGGGAACATATGATACACTGCTACTAGCCTTCAATATGGAAGGGAGGATAGATGAGGCTGAGTCTATTTGGAACGTAGTTATACAAACTCATACACGTTCGGTTTCAAAAAGGTTGTTCTCTCGCATGATCTCCATGTATGATCATCATCATCTACCAGAAAAAATATTGGAGGTAATTATCTCGTACAATGAAGAGAATAGCTAAACAGCTATCCAAGTTAATTATATAATCATACTTCCTAATCAGCATTGGCCTTGTTTGGCAAATTTTAGATATCAATGTGAATCAATGTAGTGCCAGGTGAGCGGAGTGAACTTGGATAGATTACTTAGCTGTGCATCATAACCCATTCACAAAATCTTAACAGCCCCTATGAAATTTAGTTGTCTCGCCGTTCTTTATCAGGTGAACTTTTTAACTCAGGATAATctgtaaaatttacatttgtGAACTTTAGCGGCAAATTTCAGGTATTTGCGGACATGGAGGAGCTCGGCGTGAACCCCGATGAGGACACCGCGAGGAGGATCGGGAGAGCTTTTGCGAAGCTAGGGCAGGTCGACAAGCAGAAGCTGGTGCTAGAGAAGTATTTAAGCAAATGGAAGTACATCCATTTTAATGGGGAACGCGTTCGCGTGCAGAGAACACACCATTTGGTTGAGTAGTCCTTTTCGATCAATGCAGTGGATCCTCAAATTCAAGAACGGGGAAGATCTTCTGGATTTCACTGGTTTTTCCCATCAGTTTTCACGTCGATCCGAGGACCTCTAAATTTGTGAGAGGTTCCAATTTTGATCAACGGGTTCGCATTGGGAAGGAAATTCCTGCTCTCAGGTAGTATATCTTTTTTCTTGCAGAGCTTTTCCTTTTCATCAAATGATAGTTAaattacataattatttttacatGATGATAATTTATAAGAAAAGAGAATATATGTGCAATAATGGAGCAACGAACAGAAGCGCTATACTATTCTATTAGAACAAGAAAGTTGTGGGAGGAAATGACGGCGCCATTGGTGGGATTGGGACTCCATAATGCCTGAaaaaccaataaataaataaataaacaggaTCAAATTTCTTGTGGAAAGAGGGCTAATATAGGAGGAATTAATTACTCTGGATAAGCAATAGAAATAGAATATCCAAAGGGATGGTGTTGTAGATGATTCGTTCCCCAAAAATAGAATATCCAAAGAGATTGTTTGGTTTGGTCAAGCACGAAACAACTTCATTAAAAATTAGGAACTTACTGGCCGGCAAAGTTATCTGTTAAGCAGCTGTTCGCATTGGAGAGTTATCCAAATATACAAACAATCCTTTtggattatttatttattttttttaatatgcctCCATATAATAAAGTACTGAGGAAGGATAAAAGGTTTTTAAGCTATAGAACtcgtaaagttttttttttatctatagaAAATACTAAAAGATCAAAACAAGGATGGAAAATTATtcatattcttttaaaaaaaaaagaaattgtttgAAAGGCTGGTTCAACATCATCAGTTATGGTGAGAGCACTCGTTAGCCCCGCTAAATGTGGTCGTGTAAGAGAAATTGCATGATCAAtagttacaaaatttttataaataaattaaaatttgaagactaAGGTGCTAAGGGGACATATGTCACCGAAAATAGTCGCCATCGGTGTGACTCGTCGCCGATCTAATCCTCCTCTTCTCCACCCCGcccctcctcttcttcgccGCCTCCTGCACACGATGCTGCGGCGGTAGGACGGATCTCTCGGAGATTGCAGCAAGCGATGACTTCCAATTATGTGTCGTTGCCGACGCTGTGCGCAGCGCTCTCTTCCTCACCATTTCCAGCGCCACTGCCTCCGCCGCGCGTGCCGTGCTCTTAGCCTGGCCCGGCCACACGGCGCTCCACCAGCAGGGCATGATGGGAATTCCCCAATATTTATGAATTGGCCACTAGGAAGCAATACCCGAATgcctctccgattgcttgtttATATTGCCCCCAAACGCTCTAGCATCACCATTGAAGCCCTCGATCACAGTGGAATCACAGGATTTACTACTTAAAGATCACCGTTGATTGAAAATCATACGGTGCGTGTTCCCTCAGAATTAGTGAAGAGTACACAACGACGAGATAGGGGTTGACTATTAGGGGCAATGGGTGGCCAAGTTGAATGTTTTGATAGTCCTACGTTGATCGAAAATCATACGGTGCGTGTTCCCTCAGAATTAGTTAAGAGTACACAACGACGAGATAGGGGTTGACTATTTGGAACAATGGGTGGCCAAGTTGAATGGTTTCCTATTGGGTGGGCGGTTTCGATTTTGATAGTTTTggcccaggaaattaaatttttagctaAAAAGATATAAACATCTAatccaaatttatattaatttttagtaattaaatttgtaaattatttctggtaaaatttaaattatatgctTAGCGACTCGGAGGAGTCCGAAGGGGATCACAAGAAATTGAAATTATGGAATCTTTTCGGATCAAATTGcacccaaaaacaaaaaaaaaaaaaaacaattctgATAATATGGAATCTGGTCGAATTAAATTCACTGCACGAAAATGGGATTAAAAACTCCAATtgtacaggaaaaaaaaatgaagaaaaaaaagagaaaaaagtacaATTCTGATAATTTATGTGGGTTTGCACGTCAAAATTCTGGGAACAATATTTTTCCACTTCATACACTTCGCAAATTGAAAACACTAAACACGGCCTTCGGCGTCGCCGTAAATCATTTTGAAAACTTATCTCCCAGAAGAACTAAAACATCAGTTTTAGTAACTAAACAGTATATAATGACTCGCAACTAACAGAATCCAAACAGTAACACATTGAACCATGATAAATCACATGAGAGAGATAAGTTCTTAAACAAAAATACCTTCGCAGAGTTCATAAATTATACTGATATTGTTCCAGCCGAAAAGTAAGAGAATTTAATGCTCTCccatgccaaaaaaaaaaaaaaaaaaaaaaaaagggtaccGCAACTTCTTAAGCATTTAATAGTGATCAATTTCATTAGGtttgtattcaaaatttgaCCATCAAGAGATTTCAACCTTCTACATAATAGCTAGTTCTCTCCATAAGAAATGTATCACACATAAATCTTAGGTCAAGTAATTTAGATAATGAATACCAAACACTTAACACTATGACTCCATAAGGCTTTACTGATAAGCAGATACAGAAGCCCCTGTTGCTTGGGGAGGCTGAGGAGCTTCTCGAGGTCTCGCATACTCGGCAAATATAACCCAACCATCAAGAAACTGCACAAAAACAAAGAACGTGAAAACAAAAAAGCACGCAAAATTCACGCAATTTGTTTTCTGTTCCTTGATTATAACCTCCTAAATCTAAAACACacatttttgttctttctcaTGATGAAAAGAGCAATTCCTAAGTACATAACCAATCGGCTATGGCTTAAAACTAGCTTTCAATAGTTTTATTGCTTGATTCTACAATTATCACCGTGTTCAAGCAGCATGTTGAGACCTATGGCTAGGATGCTGTATAGATTTGTTAAAAATGCTGTGAACAAAGGACTTGATTGCTTAATCTTaccgattcttttacatcatagGCGTTGCACGAGCCATATGATACTCACATGCTTAATTTCtacatatacattatatatgagGTGGTGCAAAATTCAAGCAAAATGTTTCCGATAATTATAGAGGATCTGAGATTATTACAAAAACATGATGAATAATACTCACCTTCCCATCCATGCCCTTAATGCCTGCTTCCGCCTCTTCAATTGAGGCATATCTCACAAAACCGAACCCCCTAGAATAACCTGACACTCTGTCGGTGATCACTCTCGCTGCAAAAGGACACAACTTGGTCGTAATGATAATCAACGAATTCAAAGAAGAGAGGCTCCAAAGGAAAGTTAATACCATCGACAATTTGACCGAATTTTGCAAAGGTTTCTCTAAGCGTCTCCGATGTCGTACGCTTGTTGAGCCCTGCGTATTG
It encodes the following:
- the LOC109715600 gene encoding pentatricopeptide repeat-containing protein At4g18975, chloroplastic isoform X3, coding for MAELGFHLGFRLAPSPSIATCSSATTFMSGRGRDMRRSSDRSIILKKPTRKEHHLWMKRDSTGSGQKALNLVNTVSKLPNDKEVIYGALDRWTAWETEFPVIAAAKALEILRRRSQWLRIIQVTKWLLNKGQVLTLGTYDTLLLAFNMEGRIDEAESIWNVVIQTHTRSVSKRLFSRMISMYDHHHLPEKILERQISGICGHGGARREPR
- the LOC109715602 gene encoding glycine-rich RNA-binding protein 2, mitochondrial-like — encoded protein: MAAAAARLGFRRLFSISAFAPPPPAAARPAVEPSTNLFVSGLNKRTTSETLRETFAKFGQIVDARVITDRVSGYSRGFGFVRYASIEEAEAGIKGMDGKFLDGWVIFAEYARPREAPQPPQATGASVSAYQ
- the LOC109715603 gene encoding uncharacterized protein LOC109715603; this encodes MPCWWSAVWPGQAKSTARAAEAVALEMVRKRALRTASATTHNWKSSLAAISERSVLPPQHRVQEAAKKRRGGVEKRRIRSATSHTDGDYFRHYGVPIPPMAPSFPPTTFLF
- the LOC109715600 gene encoding pentatricopeptide repeat-containing protein At4g18975, chloroplastic isoform X2, whose protein sequence is MRRSSDRSIILKKPTRKEHHLWMKRDSTGSGQKALNLVNTVSKLPNDKEVIYGALDRWTAWETEFPVIAAAKALEILRRRSQWLRIIQVTKWLLNKGQVLTLGTYDTLLLAFNMEGRIDEAESIWNVVIQTHTRSVSKRLFSRMISMYDHHHLPEKILEVFADMEELGVNPDEDTARRIGRAFAKLGQVDKQKLVLEKYLSKWKYIHFNGERVRVQRTHHLVE
- the LOC109715600 gene encoding pentatricopeptide repeat-containing protein At4g18975, chloroplastic isoform X1, whose amino-acid sequence is MAELGFHLGFRLAPSPSIATCSSATTFMSGRGRDMRRSSDRSIILKKPTRKEHHLWMKRDSTGSGQKALNLVNTVSKLPNDKEVIYGALDRWTAWETEFPVIAAAKALEILRRRSQWLRIIQVTKWLLNKGQVLTLGTYDTLLLAFNMEGRIDEAESIWNVVIQTHTRSVSKRLFSRMISMYDHHHLPEKILEVFADMEELGVNPDEDTARRIGRAFAKLGQVDKQKLVLEKYLSKWKYIHFNGERVRVQRTHHLVE